One genomic segment of Scomber japonicus isolate fScoJap1 chromosome 23, fScoJap1.pri, whole genome shotgun sequence includes these proteins:
- the c23h11orf98 gene encoding uncharacterized protein C11orf98 homolog isoform X4 produces the protein MSPPGGKINRPKTELGKKLFKRRRVLSRDKRKKHQIVGAVVDQGLITVHHLKKRKSSPRANITLSGKKRRKLIKQLQHMQQEKSGMEGKAAAAAPPKNQDSSASTKKKKTKKTKTGGSKQDVEMADVE, from the exons ATGTCTCCTCCAGGAGGGAAAATCAACAGACCCAAAACA GAGTTGGGGAAGAAGCTTTTCAAGCGGCGGCGAGTTCTGAGCAGAGACAAGAGGAAGAAACATCAGATAGTCGGAGCCGTGGTCGACCAGGGTCTCATCACCGTCCATCACCTGAAGAAGAGAAA GTCGAGTCCGAGAGCGAACATCACTCTGTctggaaagaagaggaggaagctgatcaaacagctgcagcacatGCAGCAAGAGAAGAGCGGCATGGAAGGTAAAGCCG cagcagcagcgccgCCGAAGAACCAGGACTCATCTGCTTcaaccaagaagaagaagacgaagaagacgaAAACCGGCGGGTCCAAACAGGACGTAGAGATGGCCGACGTCGAGTGA
- the LOC128353162 gene encoding ribonuclease inhibitor-like codes for MQLHHCRLSETHCEVLASALKSNPHLTHLDLSGNKLSDSSMKHLSAGLESPNCKLKTLRLYDCGLSETHCEVLASALKSNPHLTDLDLSFNNLSDSSVKLLSAGLESPNCKLETLELYDCSLSKISCDYLASALKDNPSHLRELELRGNNLKDSDVKQLMDLQQSPDCRLEDLRWK; via the exons ATGCA acttcatCACTGtagactctcagagactcactgtgaagttttggcctcagctctgaagtccaaccctcatctgacacatctggacctgagtggaaacaaactgtctgattcatcaatgaagcatctgtctgctggactggagagtccaaactgtaaactgaagactctgag actttatgactgtggactctcagagactcactgtgaagttttggcctcagctctgaagtccaaccctcatctgacagatctggacctgagcttcaacaacctgtctgattcatcagtgaagcttctgtctgctggactggagagtccaaactgtaaactggagactctgga attgtatgactgcagtttgtcaaagatcagctgtgattatctggcctcagctctgaaggacaacccctcccatctgagagagctggaactgagaggaaacaacctgaaggattcagacgtgaagcagctgatggatcttcagcagagtccagactgcagactggaggatctgag atggaagtga
- the c23h11orf98 gene encoding uncharacterized protein C11orf98 homolog isoform X1, translating to MSPPGGKINRPKTELGKKLFKRRRVLSRDKRKKHQIVGAVVDQGLITVHHLKKRKSSPRANITLSGKKRRKLIKQLQHMQQEKSGMEVEAAAAAAAAAAPPKNQDSSASTKKKKTKKTKTGGSKQDVEMADVE from the exons ATGTCTCCTCCAGGAGGGAAAATCAACAGACCCAAAACA GAGTTGGGGAAGAAGCTTTTCAAGCGGCGGCGAGTTCTGAGCAGAGACAAGAGGAAGAAACATCAGATAGTCGGAGCCGTGGTCGACCAGGGTCTCATCACCGTCCATCACCTGAAGAAGAGAAA GTCGAGTCCGAGAGCGAACATCACTCTGTctggaaagaagaggaggaagctgatcaaacagctgcagcacatGCAGCAAGAGAAGAGCGGCATGGAAG ttgaagcagcagcagcagcagcagcagcagcagcgccgCCGAAGAACCAGGACTCATCTGCTTcaaccaagaagaagaagacgaagaagacgaAAACCGGCGGGTCCAAACAGGACGTAGAGATGGCCGACGTCGAGTGA
- the c23h11orf98 gene encoding uncharacterized protein C11orf98 homolog isoform X3, with protein MSPPGGKINRPKTELGKKLFKRRRVLSRDKRKKHQIVGAVVDQGLITVHHLKKRKSSPRANITLSGKKRRKLIKQLQHMQQEKSGMEGKAAAAAAPPKNQDSSASTKKKKTKKTKTGGSKQDVEMADVE; from the exons ATGTCTCCTCCAGGAGGGAAAATCAACAGACCCAAAACA GAGTTGGGGAAGAAGCTTTTCAAGCGGCGGCGAGTTCTGAGCAGAGACAAGAGGAAGAAACATCAGATAGTCGGAGCCGTGGTCGACCAGGGTCTCATCACCGTCCATCACCTGAAGAAGAGAAA GTCGAGTCCGAGAGCGAACATCACTCTGTctggaaagaagaggaggaagctgatcaaacagctgcagcacatGCAGCAAGAGAAGAGCGGCATGGAAGGTAAAGCCG cagcagcagcagcgccgCCGAAGAACCAGGACTCATCTGCTTcaaccaagaagaagaagacgaagaagacgaAAACCGGCGGGTCCAAACAGGACGTAGAGATGGCCGACGTCGAGTGA
- the c23h11orf98 gene encoding uncharacterized protein C11orf98 homolog isoform X2 produces MSPPGGKINRPKTELGKKLFKRRRVLSRDKRKKHQIVGAVVDQGLITVHHLKKRKSSPRANITLSGKKRRKLIKQLQHMQQEKSGMEGKAAAAAAAPPKNQDSSASTKKKKTKKTKTGGSKQDVEMADVE; encoded by the exons ATGTCTCCTCCAGGAGGGAAAATCAACAGACCCAAAACA GAGTTGGGGAAGAAGCTTTTCAAGCGGCGGCGAGTTCTGAGCAGAGACAAGAGGAAGAAACATCAGATAGTCGGAGCCGTGGTCGACCAGGGTCTCATCACCGTCCATCACCTGAAGAAGAGAAA GTCGAGTCCGAGAGCGAACATCACTCTGTctggaaagaagaggaggaagctgatcaaacagctgcagcacatGCAGCAAGAGAAGAGCGGCATGGAAGGTAAAGCCG cagcagcagcagcagcgccgCCGAAGAACCAGGACTCATCTGCTTcaaccaagaagaagaagacgaagaagacgaAAACCGGCGGGTCCAAACAGGACGTAGAGATGGCCGACGTCGAGTGA